TTTAATATTGTTGTTCTCAGGCCACTTTTTCAAAGCCGATTCATAATGCTCAATTGCCTTAATCCATTGTCGTGTCTGCTCAAACTCTTCGCCCTTAGCAATGGCCTGGCTTTGTGTCACAGGAATGACAATGGGTAATTCACCGGGGTCTGCATAGGCAAAAGTTGAAGCCAATGCTAACGAACATCCCAATAAATAAACACATATATTACTTGATTGCAGACTCTTCAGAAGCCGCGTCTTAGTAGTTGAAAACATAGTTCCCCCTCTATTCCAGCGATTCATCCTGTTACTGATGGCCGCCACAAGCAGGGCTCATCAATAGCAAGCAGGAAAGTAAGCGCCGGATCGCGCTGCACAAAAATGTACAACGTATATTAAACAATTATCTTGCCGATATGTTTAACATAAGCCACAAAAAATCGATGGTCAAACAATCGTTTTCATGAAGATGTTGCATGATCTGCATAATCGTTTTATTTTTAAATGTCGATTCAAAAGCAGAGAATCGAACAGCTCACTTGAGAGCCGTTGTTTTGCCTTAACCCGTTACGGCTATAGACAGAGGAGGGTCAGTTACCTTTCACCAGGCTTCCTAATCCGTACGATTGGCATAACCGAACCTTAAGCGATTCCTTCAGGAATTATTAAAACAAACAGACAAAATCGACTCAACTCTACATTTAGTATGTTCCACGTTTCGAAATTTCAACATTCTTGCCCCCAGAGAATGGCAAGTTGTTTCAGTACGGCAACCGCCTGTTGCATCTCTTCAAGTGTTGTCCATTCCAAAGGAGAATGAGGATTGTGTTGACCACTGGAAAGATTGGGAGTCGGCAATCCCTTTTCGGTTAATAAAGAACCATCTGTTCCTCCACGAATCACGTCCAACTTAGGTTCCAACCCAGCAGCGCGTGTGGCCTCAATCGCTTTGTGCAACACACGAGGCTCCTTCTGCAAGCCATCGCGCATATTTCGATACTGTTTGTGAATGGTTATCGTAATTTCTGCTTTCGGGTGCTGGGCTCGCAAAGGAGCTGCCAACGATTCCAGGAGCTGTGCATATTCCACTAGTTTTTCCGTCTCAAAATCTCGCAAGATCAAGCGAGCAGATGCCTCAGAGACACTTCCTTCCAGATGATAAGGATGGATAAAGCCCTCTCGGCCCTCTGTCGTTTCAGGACTGAGCGTTTCCGTCGGTAATTTTGAAATCAAATCGCACAAGATACGATTCGCGTTGACCATCACGCCTTTCCCGACAGAAGGATGAGTATTTACCCCACGCACGACAATCACTGCCTGATCTGCCGAAAACGTTTCAGAATCGATGCGTCCACTCCCGTCACTATCCAGTGTGTATGCACAACAGACACCAAACGCATTCAAATCCAACTTTTCGATCCCCCGACCAATCTCTTCATCACAGGTAAAACAGAGACGGATGGGACCATGTTGAATTGAACGGTCTGACATCAATTCCGCAGCAGCAGACATCATGACCGCCACACCTGATTTATCATCAGCTCCCAACAAAGTCGTTCCGTCTGTCGTAATGACCGTCTTGCCTTGCATCGCTTTCAAGCGAGGCTCATCACTGACTCGTAACACTCGCGAAGAGTCTCCCGGGAGCACCAGATCTTCACCTCCATAGTTTTCATGCACAATTGGTTTGACATTTGTGCCTGAGAATTCAGGTGAGGTATCCACATGCGCTACCCAACCAATCGCAGGGACATCTCTCTCAACGGTTCCTGGAACGGTTGCCATCACAATGCCAAATTCGTTGATTGTCACCTCTTCAAGCCCCAATTGTTGACACTCTTCAAACAACATGCGGCTTAATACCAATTGCTTTTCCGTACTGGGAAATGTCGGGCTTGTTTCATCAGACTGGGTATCAATTTTTACATAACGCAGAAAACGATCGAGTAATGTATCCATATAAGCCAACTTTTCTTTTCATGTTTAAAATAAATGAGCGAAATACACGCTGATTAACGTGCGGTTTGGAATTGATCCAAGTCAAAGGCAACAAATTCAATTTTCTGATAGCCGTCGCGTTCGTAAAGCAGACCAATATTCCCATTAGCTAATACCGCCAGGCTGGAATAGGCGGCTGAACCTGGTGTTACCAGTCGCGAGGAAGCCCAGTTTTTTCCTTCGTCTTCACTTAATCGAACCGTCATTTTCGCGCGTTGTTTACTGGCAGGATTACTAAACAGAATTTGCCCTCGCTTTCCCGGTTCAGGAAAACGCACCCGTATCAGACTGGCCTGACATACCGGTTCAATTAACGCAGAGTCGAGTGATTCTTTGGACCATGAAGCTCCACCATCTTCTGAAATCGCAATTGCCCGCCGATTCTTACCATGATAACTTCGCATATTCATCAACAGACGACCATCGTCTAATTCAACAACAGCACATTCATTCGTTTTTTCACCGATTGGTTGGCTAAGCTGCCAAGACTTGCCATGATCATCTGAATAAATCGCATGCGACCGACGCACAACTTTGCCATCCAACGTCACATTATGATCGCAGGGAATCACAAGTCGGCCTTTGTGTGCTCCACGCGTTAGTTGAATTCCATTACCGGGTCCAGTGGCATACCAGGTCCATTCCCGATTTTTCGTAGACTTGGTGATTTCATAAGGAGTCTTCCAAGTCAAACCATCATCGTCTGAAAAACTCATATAAACACGTCGCGTATCCCGCGAGGTTTTGTTTTTGATTTGTTTTTCGTGGTCCTTACCATGATTCCAAGTCAAAGGCAACCAGATACGCGCCGTTGATTGATCAACGACCGGGCAGGGATTGCCACAAGTATTCTCGCCATCGTTCCAGAGAACAGACAATTCTGACCATGTTTTACCATGATCTGTACTTCGCTTGAGAACCAGATCAATGTTTCCACTGTCACGTAAGTTGTTTTTCCGTCCTTCCGCAAATGCCAGCAAGGTTCCTTTGGTCGAAACAACCAAAGCCGGAATACGGAATGAGTGATAACCACCATCACCTCGCTGAAAGACAACGTTTTTGGTGATTGTTTTCAGAGCAGGGGACTTTGTTTCCTGAGCATTGACTTCAGACCGCTCAGCACTCAGAAACAGGAAACTAAGTACAACAAAGAAAGGAAACCATTTTCTCATATTGAGGTGCTCCACTAGCTATTCAAATGCGGTTGATCTGTCGCAGACGAGTATAACGCCACGCGAAATGCCTCACAATCAACCAATTTCGGCTACATTTCTAGTTGAAAACGCTGATTGACTTGCGGTCCGCAAAGAATTTGTTAAGCTGTCGATTCTTCATCGGTATTTTGCCGATAAAGTGAGATAACTAAGGAAGTTAGCACTGGAGAATCGCTTTTCTCTTCGTGCAACATTCATTAGAATAGGGACTATATTCAAGAGTCTGTCCCAACCCATTTTGGCGGTGTAGCTCAGTCGGTTAGAGCAGCGGAATCATAATCCGCGTGTCGGGGGTTCGAATCCCTCCACCGCTACTTGGCCATTTTCAAGAATGGCCACAACTTTCGAAAAACTCGTATTTTCTAGCACTTTATGAACGGCTCGTCTTTTCTTTTGCGAGTCGCCGCGAGTCATAACGGGTGTTTGCGTCCCCAGTTTTGCCGGCAGCGTCATCGAAGTGATTGTCTGTTACAGTCAGGTAGTGCTTGCGGGCGACTGTTGGTGTGTTTCCAAGCCAGGCACAAACCACGTAGGTGGGAAACTGCTGTTCGAGTTCTGTTTGTCGGCTTGACCGGCAGTTTTGAAAAGGTTTTGGCCATTCCTCGACACCAGCACGCCGCACAATCTTCTGAAATGTAGTTCCCAGGTTCTTACCACCATGTCCACCAAGCATTGGAACAACCCACTGTTCGCCTTCATACGCCATTAAGAATGCCTCATTTAGAAATGGCCGCAACTCAGGGAATAAAGGTACAACTCGCGTTCCCTTGCCGTACCGCTTTGTCTTTGGGGCGATCACAGTGAATCGGTCAGCATCCCAGTGGATGTCGGTATTTTGATTTCGCGGAAGAGTTTATGGGAATCAAGTTGCGAACTGCACTGCTGAAATGGGAGAAAATTCAGTATTCCGCGAAAACGAATGTTAAAACAGACATTCTACCCTTGCGGAAAACTCACACCTTTTCGCGTAATCAAGATCTTCCAGACGTACCAAACGTAATTGAGAAAATTTCACTCGATGAAGTTCAAGTAAATTCACACATCGGTTTTTTAGTAAAATCGTTTGAGCGGAAAGCAGCTTGATGAGGCGTGGCGATGATTTGTGCAACTTCGTTTGGTTCGCTACACTCACTTTCACTTCGTTGCACAGATCCATTCTTAACCACTAACAGAAAGGAATGTCAGATTAAGTCTTAACTAATGCAGTTTATTCAATCCAAAGGTTAGAATAATTCACCTTTAACCCTCGATTCGAAAAATCAGTGCGGCTGTGCGGGATGGGCGTGATTCCTTTCACACACTCTCTAGGCTTACCAGAAATGACCATGTCAACACCACCAATATCGATACTCTTTCGCCCAAGTTCTACCGCAAAATTTCCTACCGCAATCGATGTTGCTCCACATGACGAAAGCGCTATATCCCACTCATACTCAGCCATCAGCCGCTTCATCTGTTGCCAATGTGGAATCTTCGACTCAAACGTGCTTGGACACTGTATGCCACCAATTACTTCAAAGTCCCATGTACAACCTTGTGCTTTCAGCCATTCTTTGTCTCTCAATCTTTCAACAACAATCGGAGCCAATCCAGAAATAATTAACACTTTTCGATCTCTTAACGCCTTCCAGAATAACCCATATTCAGCCAACCTATAACAGGCTGCCAAATCGACCTTCTTTTTTTCTCCAGTTGAATGGGTAAATCTGTTAGAGTCCCAAGAAATACCGTATTGTTGGAATGCGACCATTGTAACAGACACATAAACTTGCCATAGCATATTAACTATCAGGATATCGGTATCGCAGATGGCTTTTCCCATATCTGCCCTGAAGTAGTTGCGGTCTTCTATTGTCCAGCCTCCTGCTGCAGTCAATTTCTGTAGAGCTTCTGGATTGACTCCAGGCGTTTTGCTTAACGACTCCTCTCCCAGAAGAGCGACTTCTGAGTCTCCCCAGGGATGTAAATTCACAGGTTGACTGCCTTGCAGTTTATCATATAGCAATTGGGCAGCCTCCTCTCCATGAATAAAACCAAGGCACCATTGTTCCATCTTCATTTCATTAATATCACACCAGCCATCTGGCCAGTTTTCAGGTCCCTGTAGTAGCATAAATTTCTCCAATACCTATGTATTATTCTTGGACTTCGGTGTACCAGATTGATCCCGCACCGTTTTTGTAATCAGGAAGTAATGATTGCAGGGCTGTTTGCACTCCAACATAGTCTCGGTCGTGTCCGGAAAGTATACCGCCACGGCGAATCAGTTTTCTGTACTGTTCAATATCATAACTCACTGCGTCTGTCGTGTGATCCCCATCGATGAACACCATGTCCGCTTTACGTGACCATAGCAGCTTCTCCATGAGAGGCAACGCCTGCTTCGATGTTGCTTCGATTAAAAAGCATTTGCCCTGCTTAATTGGTTGCTGCAAGTTATTTTGAGCAGCAATAATGATATCTGACCGTTGGTCCGAAACTGCTGTTATATAAGGATCAATTCCATAAACAATACCATGGCAATGTTCAGACAGAGCAAGTGTAGAGCGCCCTTTCCAGACACCAATTTCTATGATTACATGGCATTTATCTGCCCGTTGTTGCAACCATCTCAGTTCAGTTGTAGTCATCCAGCCTTGTATGTCTTCAGGAATTATTGTCATTAGTTTATCTTAAATACCTTGCTCTCTTCGTAATGTTCACAGCGACACGACCAGTCGCATATCCTTCGCCACTCATCACCCATTCTGCTAAAAAAATAGGGATCAAGATCGCTCTCGCTGGAAGGTAAAGCCATGACATGTTTCTTTAATAACTCCGATCTAACAACCAGGCAGCCAAAACCGGAACCCCGTATTTCAGTCACTGGACTCTCATCACCACTCGGGGCTTCCGCTCTTAAAACCTTGACCTTGTTTTTAATACCGTCTTTCAACCAGACGATTGCCCCGGAGTGATACCTCGAAGCATAAGGTGCCGAGACACTCCCTACATCAGCATTAAAATGTTTCAATAACCTTTCTAGAACATCATCGGGAGGAACGATATCATCCTCGAGTATCCAACAAAACTGAGTTTCTAACTGCGCTCGCAACTTATTGTAGATACGACAAACAGCCTGCCGGACTTGTGTGATGACTTCCCGATTGCGTCTATTAGCATCCGCTAGTCCCGGAACACCTACGTTCAGCTGGTAGTATCTCACGTCGGTATAATCACAATCGGCTACCCACTGTTTTACCTCTCTTGAAAAAACTTTGTTGCTACTGGTATCACACAGGATAAGATTTATTTGATCGTGGGGCCATTGTTGTCGGTTCAGATACTTTTTCATCCTTTTCCATGCCCATGCCCTGCCAGCCAAAGGTACAAATAAGGTTATGTTTTGGTGATTGATTCCGTGCGAATGAAAATACACATGATTTGTCAGTAGTTTTCGTTGGGTTTTGCTTCGCTGCTCACTATGCATTCGATAGTAAAATATTGAAATTTGTTTTTTAAAGTCCCAGCCGTCAAGTGCCAGCCTTTGAAACATCCAGTAGTCCTCGGCAAGAGCGGCATCATCGATCTGTCTGTCCCAGGCATCACAAAGCAGCAGTGCCTCTCTTCTTATAATCGAGCAACAACTCACGAAATTGTTTCCGGTGAGCAACAGGTCTTTCGAGTA
The Gimesia aquarii DNA segment above includes these coding regions:
- a CDS encoding class I SAM-dependent methyltransferase, translated to MTIIPEDIQGWMTTTELRWLQQRADKCHVIIEIGVWKGRSTLALSEHCHGIVYGIDPYITAVSDQRSDIIIAAQNNLQQPIKQGKCFLIEATSKQALPLMEKLLWSRKADMVFIDGDHTTDAVSYDIEQYRKLIRRGGILSGHDRDYVGVQTALQSLLPDYKNGAGSIWYTEVQE
- the pepT gene encoding peptidase T; translation: MDTLLDRFLRYVKIDTQSDETSPTFPSTEKQLVLSRMLFEECQQLGLEEVTINEFGIVMATVPGTVERDVPAIGWVAHVDTSPEFSGTNVKPIVHENYGGEDLVLPGDSSRVLRVSDEPRLKAMQGKTVITTDGTTLLGADDKSGVAVMMSAAAELMSDRSIQHGPIRLCFTCDEEIGRGIEKLDLNAFGVCCAYTLDSDGSGRIDSETFSADQAVIVVRGVNTHPSVGKGVMVNANRILCDLISKLPTETLSPETTEGREGFIHPYHLEGSVSEASARLILRDFETEKLVEYAQLLESLAAPLRAQHPKAEITITIHKQYRNMRDGLQKEPRVLHKAIEATRAAGLEPKLDVIRGGTDGSLLTEKGLPTPNLSSGQHNPHSPLEWTTLEEMQQAVAVLKQLAILWGQEC
- a CDS encoding sialidase family protein, translated to MRKWFPFFVVLSFLFLSAERSEVNAQETKSPALKTITKNVVFQRGDGGYHSFRIPALVVSTKGTLLAFAEGRKNNLRDSGNIDLVLKRSTDHGKTWSELSVLWNDGENTCGNPCPVVDQSTARIWLPLTWNHGKDHEKQIKNKTSRDTRRVYMSFSDDDGLTWKTPYEITKSTKNREWTWYATGPGNGIQLTRGAHKGRLVIPCDHNVTLDGKVVRRSHAIYSDDHGKSWQLSQPIGEKTNECAVVELDDGRLLMNMRSYHGKNRRAIAISEDGGASWSKESLDSALIEPVCQASLIRVRFPEPGKRGQILFSNPASKQRAKMTVRLSEDEGKNWASSRLVTPGSAAYSSLAVLANGNIGLLYERDGYQKIEFVAFDLDQFQTAR